The following proteins are encoded in a genomic region of Myxococcales bacterium:
- a CDS encoding transposase, with the protein MVDRAAGKVSGYRRREPEKTQLHRVVQDTWLTFRDNLQGEGGFLPAFVAAEFEAYLGCGILGKGFVNVRCEACAETRLVAFSCKRRGFCPSCLGRRMAETAAHVVDNVFPAVPARQWVLTVPHALRYRMAREPHLASVVLRVFLREVSRWYRKRARKAGVRGALATGAVTVIQRFGSGLALNVHFHSVVTDGVFRVDTPGRPAFFATPPPRDEEVAEVTARIWEGVTRALASSEERDAADAEALSVIAGASVKALIATGRRRGQAVMRLGNDPIASWEPYVLGKQCAFVEGFNLHASTRIAANDRDGLERLIRYIARPPLSEDRLSELPDGRVAVRLKRPWRDGTTHVAFTPEEFIEKLVALVPRPRAQLVRYHGVFAPAAADRARIVPGGAGRKARRGCGKREGEGDGGEDHVTELRERGDAAAMSWAELMRRVFAHEVLVCPRCAGPMKVLGPVQERGAIETILAYKGLSAEVPTWSPARGPPGGTGETGCDSDLWPA; encoded by the coding sequence GTGGTCGACAGAGCCGCAGGGAAAGTCTCGGGGTATCGGCGCCGGGAGCCTGAAAAGACGCAGCTTCACCGCGTGGTGCAGGACACCTGGCTCACGTTCCGCGACAATCTGCAAGGCGAGGGTGGTTTTCTGCCCGCCTTCGTGGCGGCGGAGTTCGAGGCGTATCTGGGTTGCGGGATTCTGGGCAAGGGGTTCGTCAACGTTCGTTGCGAAGCCTGCGCCGAGACGCGGCTCGTGGCGTTTTCGTGCAAACGAAGAGGCTTTTGCCCCAGCTGCCTTGGGCGGCGCATGGCCGAGACGGCCGCGCACGTGGTGGACAACGTGTTTCCGGCGGTCCCAGCACGCCAGTGGGTGCTGACGGTGCCGCACGCGCTTCGCTACCGCATGGCGCGCGAGCCACACCTGGCCAGCGTGGTGCTGAGGGTCTTTCTGCGCGAGGTGAGCCGGTGGTACCGAAAGCGTGCGCGCAAGGCCGGAGTGCGCGGCGCGCTCGCCACGGGCGCCGTGACGGTGATTCAGCGCTTCGGCTCGGGCCTTGCGCTGAACGTTCACTTTCATTCCGTTGTGACCGACGGCGTGTTCCGTGTCGACACGCCCGGGCGGCCCGCGTTCTTCGCCACGCCACCTCCGCGCGATGAGGAGGTGGCCGAGGTGACCGCGCGGATCTGGGAGGGTGTAACGCGGGCGCTTGCCTCGTCAGAGGAACGAGACGCTGCCGACGCCGAGGCGCTCTCCGTGATCGCAGGCGCTTCGGTCAAAGCCCTCATCGCCACGGGAAGGCGCCGAGGACAAGCGGTCATGCGGCTCGGCAACGATCCGATCGCGTCGTGGGAACCCTACGTGTTGGGGAAGCAGTGCGCGTTCGTGGAGGGCTTCAACCTGCACGCCAGCACGCGCATCGCAGCCAACGACAGGGACGGCCTGGAGCGGCTGATTCGCTACATCGCACGGCCACCGCTGAGCGAAGATAGGCTTTCGGAGTTGCCCGACGGGCGAGTGGCCGTCAGGCTCAAACGGCCGTGGCGCGACGGCACCACGCACGTTGCGTTTACGCCCGAGGAGTTCATCGAGAAGCTGGTTGCGTTGGTGCCACGTCCGCGCGCCCAACTGGTTCGCTACCACGGGGTGTTCGCGCCTGCGGCGGCGGATCGGGCCCGCATCGTGCCGGGAGGGGCAGGGCGCAAGGCGCGACGAGGGTGTGGCAAGCGCGAGGGCGAAGGTGATGGGGGTGAGGACCACGTCACGGAGCTACGGGAGCGAGGCGACGCAGCGGCGATGAGCTGGGCCGAGCTCATGCGGCGCGTGTTCGCTCACGAGGTGCTGGTGTGCCCGCGCTGCGCGGGGCCGATGAAGGTGCTGGGCCCTGTGCAAGAGCGGGGGGCTATCGAGACGATCCTGGCCTACAAGGGCCTCTCAGCGGAGGTGCCCACGTGGTCACCGGCGAGGGGACCGCCCGGAGGCACGGGCGAGACGGGATGTGATTCGGATCTGTGGCCGGCTTGA
- a CDS encoding tetratricopeptide repeat protein, protein MTNARIALLVVFVLCGCAGRNYTYYLLDPPPATHPALTEGGVLTRPLGFGSTTVMKVRWNDGNVITEVDVPVLATGQRIVIEHGAGSPDVKTIPATRVVPPPPTRADEALVEAYRARGLRVDEDAPEVSIVRARALMQDAIKGGNYHVALEWCETVLARYKLHPEFLRAKASLLLMMGERDKAIEIYEQVEAIESDPAVRRKLEELQRQQR, encoded by the coding sequence ATGACCAACGCGCGTATCGCCTTGCTCGTTGTCTTTGTCCTGTGCGGCTGCGCGGGGCGCAACTACACCTACTATCTGCTCGATCCCCCGCCCGCCACGCATCCGGCGCTGACCGAGGGCGGCGTGCTGACGCGTCCCCTGGGATTCGGAAGCACCACCGTGATGAAGGTGCGGTGGAATGACGGCAACGTCATCACGGAGGTGGACGTTCCGGTGCTCGCCACCGGCCAGCGCATCGTGATCGAACACGGCGCCGGCAGCCCGGACGTCAAGACCATCCCCGCGACCCGCGTGGTCCCGCCGCCGCCCACGCGTGCGGACGAAGCGCTCGTGGAGGCGTACCGCGCCCGCGGCCTGCGGGTGGACGAGGACGCGCCCGAGGTCAGCATCGTGCGCGCCCGCGCCTTGATGCAGGATGCGATCAAGGGCGGCAACTATCACGTGGCGCTCGAGTGGTGCGAAACGGTGCTCGCACGGTATAAATTGCACCCCGAGTTTCTCCGCGCCAAGGCCTCCTTGCTGCTGATGATGGGCGAACGTGACAAGGCCATCGAGATTTACGAGCAGGTCGAAGCGATCGAAAGCGACCCGGCGGTCCGCAGGAAGCTGGAAGAGCTTCAACGTCAACAAAGATAG
- a CDS encoding MotA/TolQ/ExbB proton channel family protein — protein MQLLGLALLGFIVWFGFRDRSSDQAISAFDAHALVMVLVGSGAAVLVSSRGRDALSTLTSLRELVPGLRGYGAASAAMEAERSEASAAWEGARRREALALAERTRFAPVKRMIELLIGRASEGEATKTFMELRHAEIARLQPAINNWEMLSKLGPAFGMVGTITGMIRLFQNMSAENLNIGAAMSLALLATLYGVAFGAGVAGPIAQHLNRLLDERLGVLERCEKSAIDSGSRATVAALEARVG, from the coding sequence ATGCAGCTTCTTGGATTGGCCCTTTTGGGTTTCATCGTTTGGTTCGGGTTTCGGGATCGCAGCAGCGACCAGGCGATCTCGGCCTTCGACGCACACGCGCTGGTCATGGTCCTCGTGGGCTCGGGCGCCGCGGTGCTCGTCAGCTCGCGGGGGCGCGATGCGCTGAGCACGCTCACGTCGCTGCGCGAATTGGTGCCCGGGCTCCGCGGCTACGGCGCCGCGAGCGCCGCCATGGAAGCGGAACGCAGCGAAGCGAGCGCTGCGTGGGAGGGAGCGCGGCGGCGCGAGGCGCTGGCCCTGGCCGAGCGCACCCGCTTTGCACCGGTCAAGCGGATGATCGAGCTGCTCATCGGCCGGGCCTCGGAAGGCGAGGCCACCAAGACCTTCATGGAGCTGCGGCACGCCGAGATCGCGCGGCTGCAACCGGCCATCAACAACTGGGAGATGTTGTCGAAGCTCGGCCCCGCCTTCGGCATGGTGGGCACCATCACGGGCATGATCCGTCTGTTTCAGAACATGAGCGCCGAGAACCTGAACATCGGCGCCGCGATGTCCCTGGCGCTTCTGGCCACGCTGTACGGAGTGGCCTTCGGCGCCGGCGTGGCGGGGCCCATCGCGCAGCACCTGAACCGGCTGCTCGACGAGCGGCTGGGGGTTCTCGAGCGTTGTGAAAAAAGCGCCATCGACTCGGGTTCTCGGGCCACCGTGGCGGCGCTCGAAGCGAGGGTAGGCTGA
- a CDS encoding OmpA family protein — protein sequence MQRRPLQHEESWLLSYADLITNLLLFFVVLLTAANLSRGKMQQIAKSISGSESPASLASIQKEIEAQIASKQLENMVRTSMSEAGLEISMNSGLVFDSGKAVIRPDLENTLMAMLQVLEPYARKYGFAVEGHTDATPITGGAFASNWELSSARAIVVRHRLEAVGIPRDRIRVEGYADTKPLAADELAGLSVEETLARHRRVVVRIF from the coding sequence ATGCAGCGGCGCCCCCTGCAGCACGAAGAGAGCTGGCTGCTCAGCTACGCCGACCTCATCACCAACTTGCTGCTGTTCTTCGTGGTGCTGCTGACGGCGGCGAACCTGAGCCGCGGCAAAATGCAGCAGATCGCCAAGAGCATCTCGGGCAGCGAAAGCCCGGCCAGCCTGGCCTCGATTCAAAAAGAGATAGAGGCGCAGATCGCAAGCAAGCAGCTCGAAAACATGGTTCGCACCAGCATGTCCGAGGCGGGGCTCGAGATCTCGATGAACTCAGGGCTGGTGTTCGATTCGGGCAAAGCCGTGATCCGGCCTGACCTGGAGAACACGCTGATGGCCATGTTGCAAGTGCTCGAACCCTATGCCCGAAAGTACGGCTTCGCCGTCGAGGGCCACACCGACGCCACCCCCATCACCGGCGGCGCGTTCGCCAGCAACTGGGAGCTGTCGAGCGCGCGCGCGATCGTGGTGCGGCATCGGCTGGAAGCCGTGGGCATTCCCCGCGACCGCATCCGCGTCGAAGGCTATGCGGACACCAAGCCGCTTGCCGCAGACGAGCTTGCCGGTCTCAGTGTCGAAGAAACCCTGGCGCGCCACCGGCGCGTGGTCGTGAGGATATTCTGA